From a region of the Globicephala melas chromosome 19, mGloMel1.2, whole genome shotgun sequence genome:
- the FOSB gene encoding protein FosB isoform X1 produces the protein MFQAFPGDYDSGSRCSSSPSAESQYLSSVDSFGSPPTAAASQECAGLGEMPGSFVPTVTAITTSQDLQWLVQPTLISSMAQSQGQPLASQPTAVDPYDMPGTSYSTPGISGYSSGGASGSGGPSTSGTTSGPGTGPGPRPARARPRRPREETLTPEEEEKRRVRRERNKLAAAKCRNRRRELTDRLQAETDQLEEEKAELESEIAELQKEKERLEFVLVAHKPGCKIPYEEGPGPGPLAEVRDLPGSASTKEDGFSWLLPPPPPPPLPFQTSQDAPPNLTASLFTHSEVQVLGDPFPVVNPSYTSSFVLTCPEVSAFAGAQRTSGSDQPSDPLNSPSLLAL, from the exons ATGTTTCAAGCTTTCCCCGGAGACTACGACTCCGGCTCCCGGTGCAGCTCCTCACCCTCCGCCGAGTCTCAATATCTGTCTTCGGTGGACTCCTTCGGCAGTCCACCCACCGCCGCCGCCTCCCAG GAGTGCGCCGGTCTTGGGGAGATGCCCGGTTCCTTCGTGCCCACGGTCACCGCGATCACAACCAGCCAGGACCTCCAGTGGCTCGTGCAACCTACCCTCATCTCTTCCATGGCCCAGTCCCAGGGGCAGCCACTGGCCTCCCAGCCCACAGCCGTTGACCCCTATGACATGCCAGGAACCAGTTACTCCACGCCGGGCATAAGTGGCTACAGCAGTGGCGGAGCTAGTGGCAGTGGTGGGCCTTCCACCAGCGGAACCACCAGTGGACCTGGGACTGGACCTGGGCCCCGCCCAGCCCGAGCCCGGCCTAGGAGACCCCGAGAGGAGACG CTCActccagaggaggaggagaagagaagggtTCGCCGAGAACGAAACAAACTGGCAGCAGCAAAGTGTAGGAACCGGCGAAGGGAGCTGACTGACCGACTCCAGGCG GAGACAGACCAACTGGAGGAAGAAAAGGCGGAGCTGGAGTCGGAGATCGCCGAGCTCCAAAAGGAGAAGGAACGTCTGGAGTTTGTGCTGGTGGCCCACAAACCGGGCTGCAAGATCCCCTACGAAGAGGGGCCCGGGCCGGGCCCGCTGGCGGAGGTGAGAGATTTGCCGGGGTCAGCATCCACTAAGGAAGATGGTTTCAGCTGGCTGCTTCCGCCCCCGCCACCACCGCCCCTGCCCTTCCAGACCAGCCAAGACGCACCCCCCAACCTGACAGCTTCTCTCTTTACACACAGTGAAGTTCAAGTCCTCGGCGACCCCTTCCCCGTTGTTAACCCTTCGTACACTTCCTCGTTTGTCCTCACCTGCCCGGAGGTCTCCGCGTTCGCCGGCGCCCAACGCACCAGCGGCAGCGACCAGCCTTCCGACCCCCTGAACTCGCCCTCCCTTCTCGCTCTGTGA
- the FOSB gene encoding protein FosB isoform X3 — protein MFQAFPGDYDSGSRCSSSPSAESQYLSSVDSFGSPPTAAASQECAGLGEMPGSFVPTVTAITTSQDLQWLVQPTLISSMAQSQGQPLASQPTAVDPYDMPGTSYSTPGISGYSSGGASGSGGPSTSGTTSGPGTGPGPRPARARPRRPREETLTPEEEEKRRVRRERNKLAAAKCRNRRRELTDRLQAETDQLEEEKAELESEIAELQKEKERLEFVLVAHKPGCKIPYEEGPGPGPLAE, from the exons ATGTTTCAAGCTTTCCCCGGAGACTACGACTCCGGCTCCCGGTGCAGCTCCTCACCCTCCGCCGAGTCTCAATATCTGTCTTCGGTGGACTCCTTCGGCAGTCCACCCACCGCCGCCGCCTCCCAG GAGTGCGCCGGTCTTGGGGAGATGCCCGGTTCCTTCGTGCCCACGGTCACCGCGATCACAACCAGCCAGGACCTCCAGTGGCTCGTGCAACCTACCCTCATCTCTTCCATGGCCCAGTCCCAGGGGCAGCCACTGGCCTCCCAGCCCACAGCCGTTGACCCCTATGACATGCCAGGAACCAGTTACTCCACGCCGGGCATAAGTGGCTACAGCAGTGGCGGAGCTAGTGGCAGTGGTGGGCCTTCCACCAGCGGAACCACCAGTGGACCTGGGACTGGACCTGGGCCCCGCCCAGCCCGAGCCCGGCCTAGGAGACCCCGAGAGGAGACG CTCActccagaggaggaggagaagagaagggtTCGCCGAGAACGAAACAAACTGGCAGCAGCAAAGTGTAGGAACCGGCGAAGGGAGCTGACTGACCGACTCCAGGCG GAGACAGACCAACTGGAGGAAGAAAAGGCGGAGCTGGAGTCGGAGATCGCCGAGCTCCAAAAGGAGAAGGAACGTCTGGAGTTTGTGCTGGTGGCCCACAAACCGGGCTGCAAGATCCCCTACGAAGAGGGGCCCGGGCCGGGCCCGCTGGCGGAG TGA
- the FOSB gene encoding protein FosB isoform X2, giving the protein MPGSFVPTVTAITTSQDLQWLVQPTLISSMAQSQGQPLASQPTAVDPYDMPGTSYSTPGISGYSSGGASGSGGPSTSGTTSGPGTGPGPRPARARPRRPREETLTPEEEEKRRVRRERNKLAAAKCRNRRRELTDRLQAETDQLEEEKAELESEIAELQKEKERLEFVLVAHKPGCKIPYEEGPGPGPLAEVRDLPGSASTKEDGFSWLLPPPPPPPLPFQTSQDAPPNLTASLFTHSEVQVLGDPFPVVNPSYTSSFVLTCPEVSAFAGAQRTSGSDQPSDPLNSPSLLAL; this is encoded by the exons ATGCCCGGTTCCTTCGTGCCCACGGTCACCGCGATCACAACCAGCCAGGACCTCCAGTGGCTCGTGCAACCTACCCTCATCTCTTCCATGGCCCAGTCCCAGGGGCAGCCACTGGCCTCCCAGCCCACAGCCGTTGACCCCTATGACATGCCAGGAACCAGTTACTCCACGCCGGGCATAAGTGGCTACAGCAGTGGCGGAGCTAGTGGCAGTGGTGGGCCTTCCACCAGCGGAACCACCAGTGGACCTGGGACTGGACCTGGGCCCCGCCCAGCCCGAGCCCGGCCTAGGAGACCCCGAGAGGAGACG CTCActccagaggaggaggagaagagaagggtTCGCCGAGAACGAAACAAACTGGCAGCAGCAAAGTGTAGGAACCGGCGAAGGGAGCTGACTGACCGACTCCAGGCG GAGACAGACCAACTGGAGGAAGAAAAGGCGGAGCTGGAGTCGGAGATCGCCGAGCTCCAAAAGGAGAAGGAACGTCTGGAGTTTGTGCTGGTGGCCCACAAACCGGGCTGCAAGATCCCCTACGAAGAGGGGCCCGGGCCGGGCCCGCTGGCGGAGGTGAGAGATTTGCCGGGGTCAGCATCCACTAAGGAAGATGGTTTCAGCTGGCTGCTTCCGCCCCCGCCACCACCGCCCCTGCCCTTCCAGACCAGCCAAGACGCACCCCCCAACCTGACAGCTTCTCTCTTTACACACAGTGAAGTTCAAGTCCTCGGCGACCCCTTCCCCGTTGTTAACCCTTCGTACACTTCCTCGTTTGTCCTCACCTGCCCGGAGGTCTCCGCGTTCGCCGGCGCCCAACGCACCAGCGGCAGCGACCAGCCTTCCGACCCCCTGAACTCGCCCTCCCTTCTCGCTCTGTGA